The genomic interval CCGAAGGCGAACCACCGCAGGGCAATCGCCGTGCGCGGGGGCGCCGCGGCGGACAACAGGCAGGAGGTGAGCAGACGGACAGCTGAGCCTGGCTCAGCGCCCGGTGCAAGAGGCCGGTGGGCAGCCGTTCGAGGAATGCGTGAGACCTCACCGCTGTCCACCGGCCAACACTCAAAGCTAACAAGAGGAGAAAGATCATGAGCGAGAAATACCCACATACACAACACAATTCAGGCGAGAACCCGCTCGACCAGCCCGTCGATGCGGCTCCGTCCACCGAGTCCGACGACCGCGAGCAGCAGCTCCGTTGGGACATCAGCGACGCGCTGCTCAAAGCCATTGACGACGCCGTCGTGCACCGAAGCGACCAACAGCCCGCGGCCACCGCCGAACTGGCGCTGGCACTCGTTCAGCTGACCCACTCGTTCGACCTGAACAGCGAGACAGGCAAGCACGCCCTCGCCACGCGGGCCAACTACATCAGCGACCAGTTGAATGGACTGGTTCGCCACTACGACGATCTGACCACCAGCGATCTGCAAGGTGGTGTGGAAGCGCTGGCGTTCATGCTGGTGAGCAACCAGCTCCCCACCGACAATGCCGAGTCATCGGAAGGAGGTGAGCATGAATGAGCGATTTCCAAACGCACTGGGCCACAATGAAATCGGTGTCGGAGAACAACTGCCAGCGGCCGAGGCCGACCAGGCCCATGAGCGGGAGCCGCAGCTCAACCCACGCATCTACGTCACTGCCGGCCTGCCCCTGCGGGCTGAACTCACCCGGGGCGCCTGGTTCGACATGGCCCGCGATCCGAATGCCGTTCGGGCCGACCTGTATGCCGTCTTCGGCGACCACAACGCCGTCGAACCCGAGGGACTCTACATCTGGAACTACGACGACTTCGCCGACTTCCAGGTGACCACCGGCGCGATCGGCCTGGAGGAGGCTCAGAGCATCGAACTGCTGTCGCAAGTTGCCCGCGGTATCGCTGAACACGGCCCAGCCTTCGCCGCCTGGGCCAGCGCCCACGAGGATGATCCGCGCCTGTTCGATCACTTCGCTACCGCCTACGAAGGCCACTACGACTCACTGGCTGCCTATGTGCGCGAACAATTTCGACCGGCTGACTACGACGAGATCCTGGACCGCACACTCCCCGCGGAAGTTCGGCCCTACGCCAGCATCGACTACGAGGCGATCGGCGAGGAATGGCAACGCGACATGGACATGGTGGTGTTCCCCGCCACGGGTGGCGGGGTGTGGATTTTCGATGAGAGGGCCTAACCTTCCCGCCACGTCCTACTCGCCGTGATCGATGCGCAGGGCCACCAGGCCAGGTTCTGCTCGACTCGACCGCAAGCCCACAAGCCGTCACGGCGGAGCCACAATAGGCCCACCCAGCCCAACCAATCGCCACATAGGCGACCAGCAAACTCTTGGATAGAGGCTAAAGTCCCAATTAAACACACAGCCTCTCCGTAACAATCGCAGGACCGGAAACGCTCATATTGGTACATGACCACGCAGTTGCGACCACGGATCCGCAAGGAGGAGGCTACATCCAGCATCGACTATCGACGGGACCGTATACCATTGATCTTTTGTTTCTTCATGAATTTTGGCATAATTTATTCATAGTTTAAAGTGAGGTAAAAGTGACTCAAATTCGTGACCATTCACACGGATCCCTCTCGGTACGAAAGCAGCAATCATGACCGCCCTCGAAGATATGCTCGGCGGATGGATTGGCCCCTCAACCTCAACGGAGCAGGACAAACAGGATCGAACGGAGAGGATGATCCGGGATGCCGTCAAAGAGCACCCCGCATTTGATTCGTGCGGCCTTACGGTCTACGCGAAGGGCTCCTACGCCAACAACACCAACGTCAGGGCCGACAGCGACGTGGACATCGCTGTGCAATGCAGCGATGTCATATATTGGGATGAAGCGACAGATGACGCGCATTCGGGAGGAAGCCCCTACACCGGCATCTGGACTCCAGCAAGGCTCCGTTCAGAGCTAAAGACCGCGCTCGAAGCGAAATTTCCTGACCAAGTAGACTCTTCTGGATCCACGGCTTTTCGAATTCACTCGAGCACCGCGCGAGTCGACGCAGACGTCGTCCCTTGTTTCGACTATCATTACTACTTCTCGCCGACACACTTCCGCGAAGGAGCCAAGGTATTCAAGAAGGACGGAGCATCACTTATAAACTATCCTCAGCAGCAGCTCGACAACGGTGTCGCGAAGAACACTCGCACAAACCGGCGATACAAGCAGGCCGTCCGCATCATGAAACGTGTCGAAAACAGAATGGTCGAAGACGACGTTCATCGAGAAGTGCCGTCGTTCTTTGTTGAGTGTCTTGTCTACAACTGCCCAGATAGCGTTTTACGTCGATCAACGTGGACTGAGGTTGTGCGGGGTGTCATCATACACATCTGGAATGAATTGGAGGGATCCGAACCGTCCGAAGAGCCAGAAAGGTGGCGAGAGGTCAACGAATGCAAGTATCTCTTCCACAGCGGCCAGGCGTGGACACGCCAAGACGGGCGTGATTTCGCAAAAGCGGCTTGGAATTACCTGGGATACAGCTCGTGAAGCACACCATCACTATCCGTGTCATCGTCGGAGTGGTGGTCTTGATAATCGTTGGGGCTACCTGGCTACAGGACGGACGGCCTGATCTCGCACTACTCAAGCTATTCTCTGCTGCCGTCCTTGCATGCGTGGCCGTACTCAATATTTGGGATTTTTGGCTTTGGCGAATCCCGCTAATTCAAAAAATACCGGGGGTGCCACGAAGCATACGAGGAACGTGGAAAGGCACCCTCACTTCCTTCTGGATTGACCCGACGACTGGCGCTAAACCTGACCCGAAGCCTGTCTACCTGGTAGTACGACAGACTGCCTCGCGTGTCATTGTGAAACTTCTGACTAACGAGTCACGATCCTCCTCGGCCATTGCCAGCGTGTCCGTGGTGGACGACTCCTGCATGCTCGCTTACTTGTACCTCAACAAACCTGATATGCGCGTTGAGCATCGCAGCCGCATTCACCACGGATCTACCGTATTAGATGTTTCAGGCAAGCCACCCCGAAGTTTGAAAGGACGCTATTGGACCGATCGGGATAGTAAGGGCGAGCTAGAGTTCGCCGAACATAGAAAAAAGTTGGCCGATAGCTTTGATGAAGCGGCAGAACTCTTTGCCGAATGATGACGGAGAGTTTAGCGGGCTGCATGGTCGCCCATACTACTGACGGGCTTAGTCAGTCATTTCGCACGCGAGCGATCACCGATGATCGACAGATGGCATTCAACGCCATCAATCGATTCTTACCCCAATAATCTATCAGGGGTTATTGAAAGGCTGAACCTTCAATACTTGATTTTCAAGGATGGTTTCCAACTCGTTTAGGGCGATAGGTGCCCTACTAATGAGCATAGGAGTGCAGACAGGAAGCCCTTGCAGATCTAGAGCAGCCTCCAATCCCGGCGTGCGTTGGAATGTCCTGAAGAATGGATCAATAACTATCCACAGCATCCTTTCATGAGATGACGGATCCTTCAGCGTCACATAGCGAACCATTCCATGTCTTTTGGAAATAGTTCCAACATACGATAGCTGATTCCCCGCAGGGTCGGTGTCGGATCCCGTTGTTCGGAGGAGAAGTCGGCCCGTGAGCAAAGAGTATTTTCACACGGTAATGCGCTTCGATAATCGTTCCGTCGCCGACCGTGCTTCGATGGTACGCCCAAAGGTTACCGAGAAACTTCTTCCTTGACGACTGGGTCGTATAGTTGATTAGGATGTATAACTGCCTGGCTACCAACGGAACGAGTCCAAGAGAAAAGCCCGTCATTACTTCTGGCCAGTTTATGTCGTTCAATGTGGCTCCGCGGCGGGTAATTGACTGATCGAGCGAATTGCATGTAGTCACCAGTTGTCGCACACCAATAGATTTCCCCCGTCTAGCCTTTAGACAACCACTGAACCTTACCCAGCTTGGCATTCGCATCTCCATGCCACATCATGAAACGCCAGTCACTGTCCACCGGCTAGAGGAATAGGTCCTCAGTATGCACGGCAACGTGTAACCACCATCCCGGCTGCTCTGCGCAATAGGCCACCATCGCTCACAACCCACTGGCTGGACAAGAGCCCATGACGAACGGGTTGAGGCCATGCTCAAATGGATATCTTCCACTTGGAAGAGCAACTCAAAAGTCGAAATCGGAATATAAATGGCAACGGCTGAACCAGACCCGATTCCCATTTTGGGGACGTCTGGTTCTACTTTCTCCTTGCCACCGACTCCCGCATCTTCACCCCTCGCCGTAGCAGCGCCAACCGCACCGTGCCAGCATCCGCGCCCAGCTTCACTCCAACCTGCTTGAGAGTCAGACCCTCCACATACAGCTCGGCCGCC from Nocardia wallacei carries:
- a CDS encoding nucleotidyltransferase domain-containing protein translates to MTALEDMLGGWIGPSTSTEQDKQDRTERMIRDAVKEHPAFDSCGLTVYAKGSYANNTNVRADSDVDIAVQCSDVIYWDEATDDAHSGGSPYTGIWTPARLRSELKTALEAKFPDQVDSSGSTAFRIHSSTARVDADVVPCFDYHYYFSPTHFREGAKVFKKDGASLINYPQQQLDNGVAKNTRTNRRYKQAVRIMKRVENRMVEDDVHREVPSFFVECLVYNCPDSVLRRSTWTEVVRGVIIHIWNELEGSEPSEEPERWREVNECKYLFHSGQAWTRQDGRDFAKAAWNYLGYSS
- a CDS encoding antirestriction protein ArdA, translated to MNERFPNALGHNEIGVGEQLPAAEADQAHEREPQLNPRIYVTAGLPLRAELTRGAWFDMARDPNAVRADLYAVFGDHNAVEPEGLYIWNYDDFADFQVTTGAIGLEEAQSIELLSQVARGIAEHGPAFAAWASAHEDDPRLFDHFATAYEGHYDSLAAYVREQFRPADYDEILDRTLPAEVRPYASIDYEAIGEEWQRDMDMVVFPATGGGVWIFDERA